In the Calditrichota bacterium genome, one interval contains:
- the pckA gene encoding phosphoenolpyruvate carboxykinase (ATP), which translates to MSVKVDLSKYGIKDVTDIVHNPSYDTLYEEELKPELKGYERAQKTELGALNVMTGIFTGRSPKDKFIVANDATKEHFWWTTPESPNDNKPITEEAWNYLEEITTKQLSGNRLFVVDTFLGANKNSRLKVRFIMEVAWQAHFVTNMFLRPTAEELEDFGEPDFIVMNASKTENDRWKEFGMNSEVYTCFNLEKKMQVIGGSWYGGEMKKGMFAMMNYYLPLNGMAAMHCSANVGKDGDVAIFFGLSGTGKTTLSTDPKRQLIGDDEHGWDDDGVFNFEGGCYAKTINLDKEAEPDIFNAIKRDALLENVTVAEDGTIDFNDGSVTANTRVSYPIHHIENIVKPVSKAGHANKVIFLSADAFGTLPPVAKLTPEQTKYHFLSGFTAKLAGTERGVTTPQPTFSACFGAAFLTLHPTKYGEELVKKMEQHGAEAYLVNTGWNGSGKRISIQDTRGIIDAILDGSIEKAETKQIPIFNLEVPTALPGVDSGILDPRDTYADASEWEEKAKDLAGRFIKNFEKYTDNEEGKALVAAGPQL; encoded by the coding sequence ATGTCAGTTAAAGTAGATCTTTCAAAATATGGAATTAAGGATGTAACAGATATTGTTCACAATCCGTCCTATGACACTTTATATGAAGAAGAACTGAAACCTGAACTTAAAGGATATGAGCGTGCACAAAAGACTGAGCTTGGTGCATTGAATGTAATGACTGGTATTTTTACCGGTCGCTCACCAAAGGATAAATTTATTGTAGCTAATGATGCCACAAAAGAGCATTTTTGGTGGACAACCCCGGAATCCCCAAATGATAATAAACCCATTACTGAGGAAGCCTGGAACTACCTTGAAGAAATTACCACAAAACAGCTTTCTGGTAACCGTTTATTTGTGGTAGATACTTTTTTAGGTGCTAATAAAAATAGCCGCCTGAAAGTACGTTTTATTATGGAAGTTGCATGGCAAGCCCACTTTGTAACAAACATGTTCCTCCGTCCAACAGCAGAAGAATTGGAAGACTTTGGTGAACCGGATTTTATTGTTATGAATGCTTCAAAAACAGAAAACGACAGATGGAAAGAATTTGGAATGAACTCCGAAGTTTATACCTGTTTTAACCTGGAAAAGAAAATGCAGGTTATTGGTGGTAGCTGGTATGGTGGCGAAATGAAAAAAGGTATGTTCGCTATGATGAACTACTACTTGCCACTTAACGGTATGGCTGCAATGCACTGTTCTGCAAATGTTGGCAAAGACGGCGATGTTGCTATTTTCTTCGGTTTATCCGGAACAGGTAAAACCACACTTTCAACTGATCCTAAACGCCAGTTAATTGGTGATGATGAACACGGCTGGGATGATGATGGGGTATTCAACTTCGAAGGTGGTTGCTACGCTAAAACAATAAACCTGGATAAAGAGGCTGAGCCGGATATTTTCAATGCAATTAAACGTGATGCACTTTTGGAAAACGTTACAGTTGCCGAAGATGGAACAATCGATTTCAACGATGGTTCTGTTACAGCTAACACACGTGTTTCTTATCCAATTCATCACATTGAAAACATCGTAAAACCTGTTTCCAAAGCCGGACATGCCAACAAAGTGATTTTCCTTTCTGCCGATGCTTTTGGAACATTACCTCCGGTTGCTAAACTTACACCGGAACAAACCAAATATCATTTCCTGTCTGGTTTTACTGCAAAATTAGCTGGTACCGAGCGTGGTGTAACAACCCCACAACCTACTTTCTCTGCATGTTTTGGTGCTGCTTTCTTAACCTTACATCCAACTAAGTATGGTGAAGAATTAGTTAAGAAAATGGAACAACATGGTGCAGAAGCATACTTAGTAAACACAGGATGGAATGGTTCTGGTAAAAGAATCTCCATTCAGGATACACGTGGAATAATCGATGCTATCCTTGATGGTTCAATCGAAAAAGCTGAAACTAAGCAAATTCCGATTTTCAACTTAGAAGTTCCTACTGCTTTGCCAGGTGTTGACAGTGGAATTCTTGATCCGAGAGATACCTATGCTGATGCAAGTGAATGGGAAGAAAAAGCAAAAGATCTTGCCGGTAGATTTATTAAGAACTTTGAGAAATACACAGATAATGAAGAAGGCAAAGCACTTGTTGCTGCCGGTCCTCAATTATAA
- a CDS encoding circadian clock protein KaiB (Decreases the phosphorylation of KaiC, a component of the main circadian regulator in cyanobacteria): protein MKNIVELSLYVNGMNSNSNTIYTRLTKQCEDQFGTDYSLNLYDLKKDPAAAVNQNIMATPTLIRISPLPQLRVTGNLTNMRNVMLALKLLPGKIKGF, encoded by the coding sequence ATGAAAAATATTGTAGAATTGAGTCTTTATGTAAATGGCATGAACTCAAACAGCAACACCATCTACACTCGCTTAACAAAACAATGCGAAGACCAGTTTGGTACAGATTATTCACTAAATCTGTACGATTTAAAAAAAGACCCGGCCGCAGCAGTAAACCAAAATATTATGGCCACCCCTACCTTAATTCGTATTTCGCCGCTTCCCCAATTGCGTGTTACAGGAAACCTGACAAATATGAGAAATGTAATGTTGGCCTTAAAACTCCTACCCGGAAAAATAAAAGGATTTTAA
- a CDS encoding alpha/beta hydrolase — protein sequence MKEQTYNFNYKNFDLEVSCFVRPGGSSTLLFLHGLGCAKNDFYGATQNQYLKEMTLIGIDFPGCGNSSYPEKARFGIDDLVNITDLVLDKLNPGKIVVLGHSMGGLVGLLFTEKFPAKVTAFINVEGNLAGSDCFFSRKVAGMERGEFINHAFEKYIFRVKINQNKGLQEHAKILKKYASAAAMRDVCPTLVSYSEEEDVLKRFLDLRMPVQFIYGSQNNKLPYLPALKNSHCKIDEISSSGHFPFYENPDLFYEVIAKFIKMK from the coding sequence ATGAAAGAACAAACTTATAATTTTAATTATAAAAATTTTGATTTAGAAGTTTCCTGTTTTGTACGACCGGGAGGTTCATCAACACTTCTATTTCTACATGGTCTGGGTTGTGCCAAAAATGACTTCTATGGCGCTACCCAAAATCAATATTTAAAAGAGATGACTTTGATTGGGATTGATTTTCCAGGTTGTGGCAATTCTTCTTATCCGGAAAAGGCCCGATTTGGAATTGATGATCTTGTAAATATAACTGATCTTGTGCTGGACAAATTAAACCCTGGAAAGATTGTGGTTTTAGGCCACAGTATGGGCGGTCTGGTTGGGCTGTTATTTACAGAAAAGTTTCCTGCAAAAGTTACGGCATTTATAAATGTTGAAGGAAATTTGGCAGGTAGTGATTGTTTTTTTTCACGCAAAGTTGCAGGAATGGAGAGAGGCGAATTTATAAACCATGCTTTTGAAAAATATATTTTTCGTGTAAAAATAAACCAAAATAAAGGTTTGCAGGAGCATGCTAAAATATTAAAAAAATATGCCAGCGCCGCAGCTATGCGTGATGTATGTCCAACCTTGGTAAGTTATTCTGAAGAAGAAGATGTGCTAAAACGGTTTTTAGATTTGAGAATGCCTGTCCAGTTTATTTATGGGTCGCAAAACAATAAATTGCCATATTTACCAGCTTTAAAAAACTCTCATTGCAAGATTGATGAAATAAGTAGCAGCGGACATTTTCCCTTCTATGAAAATCCTGATCTGTTTTATGAAGTAATTGCAAAATTTATAAAAATGAAGTGA
- a CDS encoding response regulator — translation MIPEKLNILQIGNDAEDNAFLKSILKQEEQIDIKLSWKKNLKDGIKFCKGLKNKVDIVLLDLFLPDCDGLATIKLFANTLPQFPVIILAGSEDVGMARGALTFGAQDYIIKGQFERTLLVKSLLYSIERQRLKLKYRDQKEDLEQIEDKLQTIITTDLDGILIIDHRGHIRFSNPTAEKIMAMPASRLIGELFGIPLLGDNNIAEIEVHSTQKTPVLVELQMVDINWRGMDAYLCTMRDITEQRSTETAIKENEEKFMAVAGSSSDAIIHFDESQNIVFINFAAEEIFGIQKKDVLEIGLHYVFKNNPDLLKIIDNLGTVASKQIYRDITGFRENEDSFPMEVSLTTFKRKGKRQVVCIIRDTTERRRAENDLMKTRQQLVETQDELKSNRQKLVEVEKLNSVKELAGAISHEFAQPLQALYNYLHLIQNVEARDEYFEKSREMLNRISELTTNLKNITTIHKMDYLESKILDLFASSEPGRKVLKSKILVVDDEREILETMMDIFKNAGYLCKGASDGKEAFELIQNEAFDLILCDVMMPRMNGVDLLRNIKRIKYKTQFIFLTGYDIPLEYEEMVHEANYTIQKPISFNDLLNYVENALYN, via the coding sequence ATGATTCCGGAAAAACTAAATATATTGCAAATCGGCAATGATGCCGAAGACAATGCTTTTCTAAAATCAATCCTGAAACAAGAAGAACAAATTGATATAAAACTGTCCTGGAAAAAAAACCTAAAAGATGGTATTAAGTTTTGCAAAGGACTTAAAAATAAAGTTGATATTGTTTTACTGGATTTGTTTTTACCTGATTGCGATGGCTTAGCTACGATAAAACTGTTTGCGAATACTTTGCCTCAATTTCCTGTGATAATACTTGCTGGTTCTGAAGATGTTGGTATGGCCCGTGGCGCGCTGACATTCGGTGCGCAGGATTATATCATCAAGGGGCAATTTGAACGAACATTACTTGTAAAATCCTTATTATATTCTATTGAGCGACAACGTTTAAAATTAAAATACAGGGATCAAAAAGAAGATCTTGAACAGATCGAGGATAAATTACAAACTATTATAACAACCGATCTGGATGGAATTTTAATCATCGATCATAGAGGCCACATACGTTTTTCAAACCCTACTGCAGAAAAAATTATGGCAATGCCGGCAAGCCGGTTAATTGGTGAGCTCTTTGGTATTCCGCTTTTGGGCGATAATAATATTGCAGAAATTGAGGTTCACTCTACTCAAAAAACACCAGTTCTGGTTGAGCTGCAAATGGTGGATATTAACTGGCGTGGCATGGATGCCTATTTGTGTACAATGCGTGATATCACCGAACAGCGCTCCACCGAAACAGCCATTAAGGAAAATGAAGAAAAATTTATGGCAGTAGCCGGCAGTTCCTCAGATGCAATCATCCATTTTGATGAATCGCAAAACATTGTTTTTATTAATTTTGCGGCCGAAGAGATTTTTGGAATACAAAAAAAAGATGTTCTTGAGATTGGTTTGCATTACGTTTTTAAAAATAATCCGGACTTGCTAAAAATTATTGATAATTTAGGAACTGTTGCCAGCAAACAAATTTACCGGGATATAACCGGGTTTCGTGAAAATGAAGATTCCTTTCCGATGGAAGTTTCGTTGACCACATTTAAGAGGAAGGGCAAACGGCAGGTTGTTTGTATTATCCGTGATACTACAGAGCGCAGACGTGCTGAAAATGATTTGATGAAAACACGTCAGCAATTGGTAGAAACCCAGGATGAGTTAAAAAGCAACAGGCAAAAACTGGTAGAAGTTGAAAAGCTGAATAGCGTGAAAGAATTGGCCGGCGCAATTTCACATGAATTTGCACAACCTTTGCAAGCCTTGTACAACTATTTGCACTTAATCCAGAATGTGGAAGCACGCGATGAGTATTTTGAAAAATCACGCGAAATGCTAAACCGCATTTCAGAATTGACCACAAACCTGAAAAATATTACAACAATCCATAAAATGGATTATCTGGAATCAAAAATACTTGATCTTTTTGCCTCGAGTGAACCGGGAAGAAAAGTATTAAAATCCAAAATTTTAGTGGTTGATGATGAGCGGGAAATTCTTGAAACAATGATGGATATTTTTAAAAATGCCGGCTATTTGTGCAAAGGCGCCAGTGATGGTAAAGAAGCCTTCGAATTAATCCAAAACGAGGCTTTTGATTTAATTTTATGTGATGTTATGATGCCAAGGATGAACGGCGTGGATTTGTTAAGAAATATTAAACGAATAAAATATAAGACACAATTTATATTTTTAACGGGTTATGATATTCCTCTTGAATATGAGGAAATGGTGCATGAAGCAAACTATACAATCCAAAAACCTATATCATTTAATGACTTGTTAAACTATGTCGAAAACGCTTTATATAATTAA